A window of Diabrotica virgifera virgifera chromosome 9, PGI_DIABVI_V3a contains these coding sequences:
- the LOC126891157 gene encoding uncharacterized protein LOC126891157, which translates to MGEKQHLEAQIRQVKTLLNQLKVEQKKGAGLTPTKETAKHRVQWDDSLSAFNSRIRTGVISNLKHKDPGSFLVDCKALFKRRIQNALKKEAAVKVNIAFGGEFEIAQGDKMINETKYFTTSNSAIYRDTNLDEWFEKKVVEPISRDLEEFQERDSGWALKAVVNLGVNINKFTPQLGSSYIELPPQIKRKEACVNVKNDDEACFAWAIVSALYPATKDAQRVSKYPHYSDVLKLKGIQFPMTIKQTPNFEKQNNISINVYTLKKEKKNYTTLPILLTKNRKDKHINLLLIQDNYDEPPTQYHYVWIKNLSRLLSKQLSTEDGTKYFCDACLHYFRSQEQLNAHKTCCKGRSDVICDRCLQPFSSSKQLEAHTTDCVRINETAIKLPDESRKMLRFKNYRNKIKAPFAVYADLESTLKRTGDPKKYQEHIPVAVGYFFKCSYDDTLSFYNSYRGKDCMKWFADELNRLAENVSTVFMCPYDINITSQQERDFHAATHCHICEQRFSPSDKKVRDHDHMIPEHNYRGAAHEGCNINYKDAHTIPVIFHNLSGYDAHFIVNDIATHIKGPVDLLPITKEKYISFTKHIDHARIKFRFIDSFRFMASSLDKLSLYLTEYPNLCSQFLSLSEENFNLLTKKGIMPYDYIDSFQKFNETCLPPQEAFYNKLEDKPCPRRHYRRAQDVWSSFSCSTLGDYIDLYMKTDILLLADVFEQFRSSCLKTYNLDPAHYFTLPGFTWDAMLKHTIQELELLTDPDMFLFVERGIRGGLSQVCSKPRVHANNKYMTSYDPSKPDSYLMYFDVNNQYGWAMSQFLPYGGFEWVDVNIDVLSIPDDASEGYFLEVDLEYPQHIHDRHKDLPFCPQSLNPKTMLPPKPPREQTKLMATLHDKERYVIHYRTLKQALAHGLVLKKIHRVLKFKQSPWLKSYIDLNTNLRKAAKNEFEKNLFKLMNNAVFGKTMENVRKRVDIKLLTEWEGRYGAEARISSPLFKNATIFNENLVAVEMHRAEIWLDKPIYVGMSILDLAKTTIYDFHYGYLDRRFGENFTTCYTDTDSVIVEIREKDPYEAMKTDCHQHFDTSDYPKDNIYSIPQVNKKVLGLMKDENNGCIMTDYIGLRSKLYTTKVAITDNDVMKLRGKLIDQEYEDDEIEILIKNYGVTKKAKGVKMSVVQNKISFHDYVECMETMTTKIAAQNLIRSDKHQVYTITQSKIALSPTDDKRYHLPESYDTLSWGHYLVDNLKMDVE; encoded by the coding sequence ATGGGGGAGAAACAGCATTTGGAAGCCCAGATACGGCAAGTGAAAACGCTTCTAAATCAGTTAAAGGTCGAACAAAAGAAGGGGGCGGGACTGACACCTACAAAGGAGACTGCAAAGCATAGGGTACAATGGGATGACTCTTTATCTGCGTTCAACTCACGAATTCGGACTGGGGTCATCTCAAACCTTAAACACAAGGACCCTGGCAGTTTTCTAGTGGATTGCAAAGCCCTGTTCAAGCGGCGAATTCAGAACGCACTAAAGAAAGAGGCGGCAGTTAAGGTGAATATAGCATTTGGTGGAGAATTCGAGATTGCTCAAGGCGATAAGATGATCAATGAAACGAAGTACTTTACTACTTCAAACTCAGCCATATATCGGGACACGAATCTTGATGAATGGTTCGAGAAAAAAGTAGTGGAGCCCATCAGCCGAGACTTGGAAGAATTCCAAGAACGTGATTCCGGATGGGCTCTAAAGGCAGTTGTTAACCTGGGggtgaatataaacaaatttacaCCGCAACTTGGCTCCTCCTACATTGAACTTCCTCCTCAGATTAAGAGAAAAGAAGCATGCGTAAATGTCAAAAATGATGATGAGGCATGCTTTGCATGGGCAATTGTATCGGCGTTATATCCTGCTACCAAAGATGCTCAAAGAGTTTCCAAATATCCACACTATTCTGATGTATTGAAATTAAAAGGTATTCAGTTTCCAATGACCATCAAACAAACTCCTAACTttgaaaaacaaaacaatatatcCATTAACGTATATACTTtgaaaaaggagaagaagaactATACGACCCTCCCAATCTTGCTAACAAAGAACAGAAAGGATAAACATATAAATCTTCTTCTGATTCAAGATAATTATGACGAGCCGCCTACTCAGTACCATTACGTTTGGATTAAAAATTTATCCCGCCTCCTTTCCAAGCAGCTTAGCACCGAAGATGGAACAAAATATTTCTGTGATGCCTGCCTGCATTACTTTCGATCACAGGAACAGTTAAATGCTCATAAGACATGCTGCAAAGGTCGATCAGATGTTATCTGTGATAGGTGCTTACAACCGTTTTCATCATCAAAACAGCTTGAAGCCCACACCACCGATTGCGTAAGAATTAATGAAACAGCCATCAAACTGCCAGACGAGAGTAGAAAAATGCTAAGATTTAAGAATTATAGGAATAAGATTAAAGCCCCCTTCGCCGTATATGCAGATCTCGAAAGTACATTGAAACGTACGGGAGATCCTAAGAAGTATCAGGAACATATTCCTGTAGCAGTTGGGTATTTCTTCAAATGCTCATATGATGATACTCTCTCTTTTTATAACTCTTATCGAGGAAAGGACTGCATGAAATGGTTTGCAGATGAACTTAATCGGCTTGCTGAGAATGTATCTACAGTGTTTATGTGTCCATATGATATAAATATAACATCTCAGCAGGAAAGAGATTTTCATGCAGCCACTCATTGTCATATCTGCGAGCAGCGCTTCTCCCCCAGTGATAAGAAAGTCCGAGACCACGATCACATGATTCCTGAACATAACTACAGAGGGGCGGCCCATGAAGGGTGTAACATTAATTACAAGGATGCTCACACTATCCCAGTGATATTTCATAACCTTAGCGGTTATGACGCTCACTTCATTGTTAACGATATTGCTACACACATCAAAGGTCCAGTAGATCTTCTTCCTATTACTAAGGAGAAATATATCTCTTTTACGAAACATATCGATCATGCTCGAATTAAATTCCGTTTTatcgatagttttcgatttatggCTTCTTCTCTCGATAAGCTCTCTTTGTATTTGACAGAATATCCTAATCTCTGCTCTCAATTTTTATCACTATCTGAGGAGAATTTCAATCTTCTAACTAAGAAAGGTATTATGCCATATGATTATATCGATTCATTCCAAAAATTCAATGAAACATGCCTACCACCACAGGAAGCATTTTACAATAAACTTGAGGATAAACCATGCCCTCGTCGGCATTATCGTAGAGCCCAAGATGTCTGGTCTTCATTCTCCTGCTCCACTCTCGGGGATTATATCGATTTATACATGAAAACGGATATTCTCCTTCTTGCAGACGTCTTTGAGCAATTTCGATCCAGTTGTCTTAAAACATATAATCTTGACCCAGCTCATTACTTTACTCTTCCCGGCTTCACGTGGGATGCAATGCTTAAGCATACAATACAGGAACTGGAGCTTTTAACAGATCCAGATATGTTTTTGTTTGTGGAGCGTGGTATTCGTGGTGGTTTGAGTCAAGTATGCTCGAAACCTCGCGTCCACGCTAATAACAAGTATATGACATCTTACGATCCATCGAAGCCCGACTCCTATCTCATGTATTTCGATGTCAATAATCAATATGGCTGGGCAATGTCGCAATTCCTTCCGTATGGAGGGTTCGAGTGGGTTGATGTCAACATCGATGTTCTGTCCATACCTGACGATGCTTCTGAAGGGTACTTTCTCGAGGTCGATCTGGAGTACCCCCAACATATTCACGATCGTCATAAGGATCTTCCGTTTTGCCCCCAATCATTGAACCCTAAAACTATGCTTCCTCCTAAACCACCGCGAGAGCAAACCAAATTAATGGCTACCCTTCATGATAAAGAAAGATACGTAATTCATTACAGAACTTTAAAGCAAGCGCTAGCACACGGATTGGTGCTCAAAAAGATTCACCGAGTCCTAAAATTTAAGCAGAGTCCCTGGTTAAAATCGTACATTGACTTGAATACAAATCTCCGGAAGGCAGCGAAAAatgaatttgagaaaaatctctTCAAGCTGATGAACAACGCTGTGTTCGGCAAGACCATGGAGAATGTGCGCAAGCGCGTTGACATTAAATTGCTTACTGAATGGGAGGGTCGTTACGGAGCAGAAGCTAGAATAAGTAGTCCCCTGTTTAAGAATGCTACTATTTTTAATGAAAACTTGGTAGCTGTCGAGATGCATAGAGCGGAAATATGGTTGGATAAACCAATATACGTGGGCATGAGTATATTGGATTTGGCTAAAACCACGATCTATGATTTTCACTATGGGTATTTAGATAGAAGGTTTGGTGAGAACTTTACGACTTGCTATACAGATACTGATAGTGTGATCGTAGAGATACGGGAAAAAGATCCATATGAAGCTATGAAAACAGACTGCCATCAGCACTTTGACACGTCTGACTATCCTAAAGACAATATTTATAGCATCCCCCAagttaataaaaaagtacttgGACTGATGAAGGATGAGAATAATGGCTGCATTATGACAGACTACATAGGGCTCCGATCTAAATTATACACAACAAAAGTAGCTATCACAGATAATGACGTCATGAAACTGAGGGGAAAGTTAATAGATCAGGAGTATGAGGACGATGAGATTGAAATACTTATTAAAAATTATGGTGTAACAAAGAAGGCGAAGGGGGTTAAGATGAGTGTGgttcaaaataaaatttctttTCATGACTACGTAGAATGTATGGAGACCATGACAACAAAGATCGCCGCGCAAAATCTTATACGCTCTGATAAACACCAAGTTTATACTATAACACAGAGCAAGATTGCGCTCAGCCCCACTGACGATAAAAGATATCACCTTCCGGAGTCATATGATACGCTTTCGTGGGGACACTATCTAGTTGATAATCTTAAGATGgatgttgaataa